Proteins from one Oscillatoria nigro-viridis PCC 7112 genomic window:
- a CDS encoding response regulator, with the protein MSASSSQVPTILAVDDSVVMQGLVKQALSKEFRVLVTDNAVDALSTIYHEQISVLLLDVSMPGIDGLELCRTVRSLPQFQNLPIVMLTARDGAFDKVQGRLAGATEYLTKPFDADKLREVIGKFIKIK; encoded by the coding sequence ATGTCTGCAAGTAGCAGTCAAGTACCAACTATTTTGGCAGTTGATGATAGCGTCGTGATGCAAGGACTTGTTAAACAGGCTTTAAGCAAAGAGTTTCGAGTTCTCGTAACCGACAATGCGGTGGATGCTTTGTCAACGATTTATCACGAACAAATTTCGGTTTTGTTGCTCGATGTTTCGATGCCTGGTATTGACGGATTGGAACTCTGCCGCACGGTGCGGAGCTTGCCTCAGTTTCAGAATTTGCCGATCGTAATGCTGACAGCGCGAGATGGAGCCTTTGATAAGGTACAGGGGCGTTTGGCGGGAGCAACAGAGTATTTAACTAAGCCGTTTGATGCTGATAAGTTGCGCGAGGTAATTGGTAAATTTATCAAAATCAAATAA
- a CDS encoding serine hydrolase — protein sequence MRTKFSRLKYRNILCLIAGAIAIGWIVTIPFRIRRPPEPPVILAQQPVSPQETLSPPTIEPSENLAARQSEPTFSYNIKTPPNPVYSQELQGIVDEAVNIATSKGLPAEPLSITLFDVSNSKTHTFAGYQNQTLRFPASVAKLFWMAAFYSAIEKGLITQRESTFKNDLEQMIRVSNNDAASRILDKITDTKSGGRLAGEELQTWLKKRTQINTFFQSAGYNDIRISTKNYPIYYLRQEGPIGRDLQLRGDASQPIRNQVTTDQAARLIYEIYTRQAVSSVASRKMAYLLTRDLDPKAWKNDPSNSIQGFLGESLPTNIYFGSKVGYTSKSRSEAAFVRTLDDRAIYILVVFADDPAYAKDETAFPAISRYVFDRLNARDPSTLQ from the coding sequence GTGAGGACGAAATTTTCTCGGTTAAAATACCGTAACATCCTGTGTTTAATTGCCGGGGCGATCGCGATCGGTTGGATTGTCACAATACCGTTCAGAATTCGCCGTCCCCCAGAACCGCCAGTCATCTTGGCTCAACAGCCCGTCTCGCCTCAAGAAACACTCTCGCCTCCGACAATTGAACCATCGGAAAATTTAGCCGCTCGTCAAAGCGAGCCTACCTTTAGCTACAACATCAAAACACCTCCTAATCCTGTTTACTCTCAAGAATTGCAAGGGATTGTTGATGAAGCTGTGAACATTGCAACCAGTAAAGGACTGCCTGCAGAACCGCTATCAATTACCTTATTTGATGTCAGCAATTCCAAAACTCACACTTTTGCCGGATATCAAAATCAAACTCTCCGATTTCCCGCTAGCGTTGCCAAATTATTTTGGATGGCAGCGTTTTACTCAGCCATAGAAAAAGGCCTAATTACGCAAAGAGAATCGACCTTTAAAAACGACCTGGAGCAAATGATTCGCGTCTCCAACAACGATGCTGCTAGCAGGATTTTAGACAAAATCACAGATACAAAATCCGGCGGACGGCTGGCAGGAGAAGAGTTGCAAACATGGCTGAAAAAGCGGACTCAAATTAACACATTTTTCCAGTCTGCCGGCTACAATGATATTCGTATAAGCACCAAAAATTATCCCATATACTATTTAAGGCAAGAAGGTCCAATCGGTCGCGACTTGCAATTGCGGGGCGATGCTTCCCAGCCGATTCGCAATCAAGTAACTACCGACCAAGCCGCCAGATTAATATATGAAATCTATACTAGGCAAGCGGTTTCTAGCGTCGCCAGCCGCAAAATGGCTTACTTGCTGACAAGAGATTTAGACCCCAAGGCATGGAAAAATGACCCTAGCAATTCGATACAAGGATTTCTCGGCGAATCTTTACCAACTAATATTTATTTTGGTTCCAAAGTTGGCTATACTTCCAAATCCCGCAGCGAAGCGGCATTTGTTAGAACTTTAGACGATCGCGCGATTTATATCTTAGTTGTTTTTGCAGACGATCCTGCTTATGCCAAGGACGAAACAGCTTTTCCGGCCATTTCCCGATACGTTTTCGATCGGCTAAATGCTCGTGACCCCAGCACTTTGCAGTGA
- a CDS encoding hybrid sensor histidine kinase/response regulator gives MIEDRELRDVFKVASQEHLQKLDDGLLYLEQHPDDLAKLEQLLRETHSLKGDAGMLGVKNVASLAHQMEHILGSVKRGETQLNSDISDRLSQGLDAMRKLVHEAVTGEDSGVNTFYILASMMGASSQPQPQAAASIVDPSSSQVPEQPLVEAQFTEPSTKELETNVETSEVLNLEKNSSFLPLQSKPEFILPAQNLPAPSGPATESASQSAVSASSTSSYRIETIRVATQNLDDLMTQAGELTVTKTRLGHRVAELEQITTLWEEWSREYFVTSLTVDRMQIDENGIKANGKFNQLQDYYQRTEERLERLGTLVNRLRNRVYEDTARLELIAEALESGIRTLRLLPLSTIFNLFPRTVRDLAKREGKQVSLVIEGGETTADKRILEEMKDPLMHIIRNAIDHGIETVDERQKIGKPPVATLRIKGYNIASNIIIEVADDGRGLNLESIKQTAVKRNICTIEQLAEMTENQVKSLIFTPGFSTKKFVTEVSGRGVGLDVVRTNVEALKGSIQVESLPGKGCTLRLQISTSLATANVLIVLVEDIPYALPVEFVDTAQQVSQSEIFAIEGKETILSKGQPLSVAHLTDLLELNNRKGWQKKRYFRQETGSKMLKKKSQEFLNSTSSKIPCIVLKVGEERLGLFVDALIDEQDVVIKPQSKLLKRVRNVSGATILGTGEVCMVLNPHDLIKSVRQQVSSRGVSGARSQLETATRKQVILLAEDSIATRTQEKRILEGAGYEVVTAVDGLDAFHKLKTRDFDAVISDIQMPNLDGLALTIKIREQKEYSELPIILVTSLASDEDKKRGADAGANAYIPKGTFNQDVLVETLKRLV, from the coding sequence ATGATTGAAGATCGAGAACTTCGAGATGTATTTAAAGTCGCTAGTCAAGAACACTTACAGAAACTAGACGACGGATTGCTGTACTTAGAACAACACCCGGACGACTTAGCTAAGTTAGAACAATTGTTGCGGGAAACCCATTCTCTTAAAGGTGATGCTGGGATGCTAGGAGTAAAAAATGTAGCATCTTTAGCTCATCAAATGGAGCATATTTTGGGATCTGTCAAGCGGGGAGAAACTCAACTGAATTCCGATATTAGCGATCGACTTTCGCAAGGTTTAGACGCCATGCGGAAACTCGTTCACGAAGCCGTTACCGGCGAAGATTCCGGCGTTAATACTTTCTACATCCTCGCTAGCATGATGGGTGCTTCTAGCCAGCCACAGCCACAGGCTGCTGCCTCAATAGTAGATCCCTCATCTTCACAAGTACCAGAACAACCGTTGGTAGAAGCGCAATTTACTGAGCCTTCTACCAAAGAACTAGAAACAAACGTTGAAACTTCTGAAGTTCTTAACTTAGAGAAAAATTCCTCTTTTTTACCCCTACAATCCAAGCCAGAATTTATACTGCCAGCTCAAAACTTGCCCGCACCTTCTGGGCCCGCCACTGAGTCGGCTTCGCAGTCGGCAGTTAGTGCATCATCAACCTCATCTTACCGCATTGAAACCATTCGCGTTGCTACTCAAAATTTAGACGATTTAATGACTCAAGCAGGGGAACTTACTGTCACAAAAACTCGGTTAGGACACCGAGTTGCAGAGCTCGAACAAATTACAACTTTGTGGGAAGAGTGGAGCCGAGAATATTTTGTAACGAGCTTGACTGTCGATCGGATGCAAATAGATGAAAACGGTATTAAAGCCAACGGTAAATTTAACCAATTGCAGGATTACTATCAACGTACAGAAGAACGTTTAGAACGTCTCGGAACTTTAGTCAACCGCTTGAGAAATCGAGTTTATGAAGATACTGCCAGACTCGAATTAATCGCTGAGGCATTAGAATCAGGAATTCGCACTCTGAGACTGCTGCCTTTGTCTACTATTTTTAATTTATTTCCTCGAACTGTTCGAGACTTAGCAAAACGGGAAGGTAAACAAGTTTCATTAGTGATTGAAGGAGGAGAAACTACAGCAGATAAACGTATTTTAGAGGAAATGAAAGACCCTTTAATGCACATAATTAGAAATGCGATCGACCACGGTATTGAAACTGTTGATGAGCGGCAAAAAATAGGTAAACCTCCCGTGGCTACTCTCCGAATTAAAGGCTATAATATTGCCAGCAATATTATTATTGAAGTTGCTGATGATGGCCGGGGACTAAATCTAGAGAGTATTAAACAAACGGCTGTCAAACGTAATATTTGTACGATTGAACAACTGGCAGAAATGACCGAAAATCAAGTAAAATCTTTAATTTTTACTCCGGGTTTTTCGACCAAAAAATTTGTTACAGAAGTATCGGGACGCGGGGTGGGTTTAGATGTAGTTCGCACTAATGTTGAAGCCCTAAAAGGTAGTATTCAAGTAGAGTCTTTACCGGGAAAAGGATGCACTTTGAGGCTGCAAATTAGCACGTCTTTAGCTACAGCAAATGTATTAATTGTCCTAGTTGAAGATATTCCTTATGCTCTGCCAGTCGAGTTTGTAGACACGGCACAACAGGTGTCTCAGTCTGAGATATTTGCTATAGAAGGTAAGGAAACTATACTTTCAAAGGGTCAGCCTCTATCAGTTGCTCATCTAACAGATTTACTAGAATTAAACAATAGAAAAGGGTGGCAAAAAAAACGATATTTTAGACAGGAAACAGGGAGCAAAATGCTGAAAAAAAAATCTCAAGAATTCCTCAATTCAACTTCTTCAAAAATTCCTTGTATTGTTTTGAAAGTAGGGGAGGAAAGATTGGGATTATTTGTAGATGCTTTGATAGACGAACAGGATGTGGTGATTAAACCTCAAAGTAAATTGCTGAAACGGGTGCGAAATGTTTCGGGTGCCACAATTCTCGGTACTGGGGAGGTTTGTATGGTACTCAATCCCCACGATTTGATAAAATCTGTACGCCAGCAAGTTTCGTCTCGTGGGGTTTCTGGTGCGCGATCCCAACTTGAGACTGCCACCCGAAAACAAGTTATACTATTAGCAGAAGACTCGATCGCCACGCGCACTCAAGAAAAACGCATCCTGGAAGGTGCGGGTTACGAAGTTGTGACGGCGGTAGACGGATTGGATGCTTTCCATAAATTGAAAACTCGCGATTTTGATGCTGTGATTTCTGACATACAAATGCCGAATTTAGACGGTTTGGCCCTGACTATTAAGATTCGGGAGCAAAAAGAATACAGCGAGTTGCCGATAATTTTAGTGACATCTTTGGCATCGGATGAAGATAAAAAAAGAGGTGCTGATGCAGGGGCAAATGCTTATATTCCTAAAGGTACTTTCAATCAAGATGTGCTGGTAGAGACACTAAAAAGGTTAGTTTAG
- a CDS encoding GAF domain-containing protein, giving the protein MKAPFPLDKKVFKLHNIDLYQLLGSAPEACLDNLVGLAAQICRTPIAFLSLIDGNRHWLKSQLGIDRTLAHRYLNFCDRALNQIPEEFAVGSNSNSEFDRAISLQKPPVAPQFAIEPPANSFKEPPAAIVRDASTNVGFAEHPLTVSYPFVKFYAGIPVVTSDGQVLGVLSVMDSVPRDLTKETIEALQALSRQVASLVELRWQLVKAQKPLPEVEDISSKGQQISELVSGSNRCSLCAVHAPQSSRTIYGTKKLPTLGETDKSQYVWETSAGIGRADDTQQIREIVAGPRDTSDRQLTAASLQERARLGTLQAKVGAALGQGGKISVILHRCTEAMVEYLDATGASIWTFNQQTERLELQANSGLSSQERTREIEDWVRTESGKLQTAPVCLMSNPSLCTIAYPLIVEERWVGVMALCSSALASEGALEVLSCMANAIAVAIDRHAAREELLSRREGLLFGLASQMRNSLDLDKILDTAVNEIRSLLQVDQCYFLWYSISRDGQPSFAITHEAANPELKERLTEYPIEQVTLLAEKICHRQTLRIGDAATALCIEPPTRAFLSSMGIVSNLLLPLKTRSGQMGAVVCNHYSSHRSWATSEVELLQAVVDQLAIAIDQAELYAQTRAAALAAQTQARQLTETLQQLQQKEAQLIQNEKMSSLGQMVAGVAHEINNPVNFIYGNLTYCKQYMKNLLDLLHLYQKHYPEPCPEILDKNEEIDVDFIVPDLLKILSSIEMGTERIRQIVLSLRNFARHDEAEMKPVDIHEGIDSTLLILHSRLKPNGLVPGIEVIKNYGDLPKVECYPGQLNQVFMNILANAIDSLENQSPPKTIKISTAVVGPDSEADESGKSRGQVVVIRIQDSGPGLPEKAKCHLFDPFFTTKPVGKGTGLGLSISYQIVVEKHGGSLKCISEPGQGADFRIEIPVARPPELKE; this is encoded by the coding sequence ATGAAAGCACCCTTTCCTCTTGATAAAAAAGTGTTCAAGCTCCATAACATTGACTTGTATCAGCTTCTGGGCTCGGCTCCAGAGGCTTGCTTGGACAATTTGGTCGGTTTGGCAGCTCAGATCTGCCGAACTCCTATTGCTTTCTTGAGCTTGATTGACGGTAACCGCCACTGGTTGAAATCGCAGTTAGGTATCGATCGAACTTTGGCCCACCGTTACCTGAATTTTTGCGATCGCGCCCTGAACCAAATTCCCGAAGAGTTCGCAGTCGGCTCAAACTCAAACTCGGAATTTGACCGGGCAATTTCCCTGCAAAAACCGCCAGTAGCTCCCCAATTTGCGATCGAACCCCCTGCAAATTCCTTCAAGGAACCGCCTGCGGCCATTGTCCGAGACGCTTCCACAAACGTCGGATTTGCCGAGCATCCGCTGACGGTTTCCTACCCCTTCGTGAAATTTTACGCCGGAATCCCAGTCGTCACCTCAGATGGGCAGGTGCTGGGAGTGCTATCCGTCATGGACTCGGTGCCGCGAGACTTGACAAAAGAAACCATAGAAGCTCTGCAAGCTTTGAGTCGGCAAGTTGCGAGTTTGGTAGAGCTGCGCTGGCAATTAGTCAAAGCTCAGAAACCGTTGCCAGAGGTAGAAGATATCAGCTCGAAGGGCCAGCAAATCTCGGAGTTAGTTTCTGGCTCGAACCGCTGCAGCTTGTGTGCGGTACATGCGCCACAGAGCAGCAGGACAATATACGGAACAAAAAAGCTCCCGACGCTGGGGGAAACAGACAAATCTCAATATGTGTGGGAAACTTCAGCGGGCATCGGGCGCGCGGACGATACCCAACAAATCAGAGAAATCGTTGCCGGCCCCCGGGACACCTCGGATCGCCAACTAACGGCAGCGTCCCTACAAGAGCGAGCTCGCTTGGGAACCCTGCAAGCTAAAGTCGGTGCAGCCCTCGGACAAGGCGGGAAAATATCGGTCATCCTCCACCGCTGCACCGAGGCAATGGTAGAGTACCTCGACGCCACAGGGGCGAGCATCTGGACGTTCAACCAGCAGACAGAGCGGTTAGAATTGCAGGCCAATTCAGGACTTAGCAGCCAAGAGCGGACACGGGAAATAGAAGATTGGGTGCGAACCGAATCGGGAAAACTCCAAACGGCTCCTGTGTGCCTAATGTCGAACCCGTCTCTTTGCACCATTGCCTATCCACTGATTGTGGAGGAGCGCTGGGTGGGAGTGATGGCTCTGTGCAGTAGCGCTTTGGCAAGCGAGGGAGCGCTAGAAGTTCTGAGTTGCATGGCTAACGCCATCGCCGTGGCGATCGATCGCCACGCGGCCCGAGAAGAATTGTTGAGCCGCCGGGAAGGCCTGCTCTTCGGCCTCGCCAGCCAGATGCGGAATTCCCTCGACCTCGACAAAATTTTAGATACGGCTGTCAACGAAATTCGCAGCTTGTTGCAGGTTGACCAGTGCTACTTTTTGTGGTACTCCATCTCGCGAGACGGGCAGCCAAGCTTTGCAATCACCCACGAGGCGGCAAATCCCGAACTGAAAGAGCGGCTCACAGAATACCCGATCGAACAAGTAACCCTGCTGGCAGAGAAAATTTGCCACCGCCAAACGCTCCGGATCGGCGACGCTGCAACAGCACTGTGCATCGAACCGCCCACGCGAGCTTTTTTGAGCAGTATGGGGATTGTTTCTAACCTGCTGCTGCCGCTCAAGACTCGCTCCGGTCAAATGGGTGCTGTAGTTTGCAACCATTACAGCAGCCACCGTTCCTGGGCGACGAGCGAAGTGGAATTGCTGCAAGCGGTGGTGGATCAACTGGCGATCGCGATCGACCAAGCCGAACTCTACGCCCAAACCCGGGCGGCAGCCTTAGCCGCTCAAACTCAAGCCCGCCAACTGACGGAAACTTTGCAGCAGTTGCAGCAGAAAGAAGCTCAGCTCATCCAAAACGAAAAAATGTCCTCTCTCGGTCAAATGGTCGCCGGCGTCGCCCACGAAATTAACAATCCGGTTAATTTTATTTACGGCAACTTGACTTATTGCAAGCAGTACATGAAAAATTTGCTGGATTTGCTGCACTTGTATCAAAAGCACTACCCCGAGCCTTGCCCCGAAATTCTCGACAAAAACGAAGAAATCGATGTTGATTTCATAGTGCCGGATTTGCTGAAAATTTTGTCTTCCATAGAGATGGGAACTGAACGCATCCGCCAAATTGTCCTGTCTCTGCGAAACTTCGCGCGGCACGACGAAGCCGAGATGAAGCCGGTGGACATTCACGAAGGGATTGACAGCACGCTGCTGATTTTGCACAGCCGCTTGAAGCCAAACGGGCTAGTGCCGGGAATTGAGGTAATTAAAAACTACGGCGACTTGCCGAAGGTAGAGTGCTATCCCGGACAACTCAACCAAGTATTTATGAATATTTTGGCGAATGCGATCGACTCTTTGGAAAATCAGTCCCCACCCAAGACGATCAAAATCTCGACGGCGGTGGTGGGCCCAGACTCGGAGGCTGATGAGTCAGGAAAGTCGAGGGGTCAAGTTGTGGTGATTCGGATTCAAGACAGCGGGCCCGGATTGCCCGAAAAAGCTAAATGCCACTTGTTTGACCCTTTCTTTACCACTAAACCTGTAGGCAAGGGTACGGGGCTCGGCTTGTCTATCAGCTACCAGATAGTGGTGGAAAAACACGGAGGAAGTTTGAAGTGTATCTCGGAACCGGGACAGGGAGCGGATTTCAGGATTGAAATCCCGGTGGCTCGCCCCCCTGAACTCAAAGAATAA
- the cheB gene encoding chemotaxis-specific protein-glutamate methyltransferase CheB, whose protein sequence is MLSPIKLLLVEDSPVVTLVLKRIFESSPEIQVVGTACNGLEGLELIPKLQPQVICTDLNMAPMNGLEFTEEVMKKYPLPILVISASVQANDTQNVFQLLKAGALDVFPKPIGGLVSDYAHLATQLIAKVKILSGVKVFTRHPKKTPTEDNNQIVKINQAPVPNYKFSNENVKAQTIKVLAIGASTGGPQALYAIISKLPASFPVPIICVQHISEGFLQGLVDWLGYESKLPVKIASFGELPQAGTVYFPPEKRHLELDSQGRFVYSEAAHVAGHCPSVTVTFKSVANFYSRAAAGVLLTGMGRDGADGMLAIARQGGLTIAQDEASCIVFGMPKEAIALGAAQYVLPVSAIAPLLLAKLKI, encoded by the coding sequence ATGTTATCGCCCATTAAACTATTGTTAGTTGAAGATTCCCCAGTAGTTACGCTCGTCCTCAAACGAATTTTTGAGTCCTCGCCAGAAATCCAAGTTGTAGGAACCGCTTGCAACGGATTAGAAGGACTAGAATTAATCCCCAAACTTCAGCCCCAAGTAATCTGTACGGATTTGAACATGGCACCAATGAACGGGTTAGAATTTACCGAAGAAGTAATGAAGAAATATCCGCTACCAATTTTAGTAATTAGTGCTTCAGTGCAAGCGAATGATACTCAGAATGTATTTCAATTGTTAAAGGCTGGTGCATTGGATGTTTTTCCGAAACCGATTGGCGGGTTGGTATCTGATTACGCTCACCTAGCAACTCAATTAATAGCTAAAGTTAAAATACTCTCAGGAGTCAAAGTATTTACACGGCATCCAAAAAAGACGCCAACAGAAGATAATAATCAAATTGTAAAAATCAACCAAGCACCAGTTCCTAATTACAAATTTTCCAACGAAAATGTTAAAGCTCAAACTATTAAAGTATTGGCTATAGGGGCTTCTACAGGCGGGCCACAAGCACTGTACGCGATTATTTCTAAACTTCCGGCTAGTTTTCCCGTGCCTATAATTTGTGTCCAGCACATCAGTGAAGGTTTTTTGCAAGGATTAGTTGATTGGCTGGGTTATGAATCTAAACTGCCTGTTAAGATAGCTTCTTTTGGGGAATTGCCACAAGCAGGGACTGTTTATTTCCCGCCAGAAAAACGTCATTTAGAATTGGACTCTCAAGGCAGATTTGTTTATTCAGAAGCTGCTCATGTTGCGGGACACTGCCCTTCTGTAACGGTGACATTTAAGTCGGTAGCTAATTTTTATAGTCGGGCAGCAGCGGGGGTTTTGCTGACAGGAATGGGTAGAGATGGTGCTGACGGAATGTTGGCTATTGCGAGACAAGGGGGGTTGACAATCGCCCAAGACGAAGCTAGCTGCATTGTCTTCGGAATGCCCAAGGAGGCGATCGCCCTCGGTGCCGCCCAATATGTTCTACCTGTCAGTGCGATCGCTCCCCTACTCCTGGCAAAATTAAAAATTTAG
- a CDS encoding N-acetylmuramoyl-L-alanine amidase-like domain-containing protein has translation MRNFLSLAVLGFAIASVNNFLIPDVWAFQSQPAAEYVVDRQTAGQGADVAVSLTGESENREVTNKQTVSSFPSLFWPFNNLAEISYSELLKVLARRSDSNNTERETAAQPEDIARFEKVVQYAKRQNLHDRSIGEIVQAIADYFLGKPYAEGLLDKSGEEKLLVTLNKFDCVLFVETVLAIARGVAVQDYDYQNFVNRIEEQRYLNGKMNGYCSRLHYFSEWINDNQKRQTVENITAELGGVPMNKTLNFMSQHRSSYPQMVKDEATYQCIVSQEADLAKTTVNYIPTNRIKSVYSQLKPGDIVAVATEIKGLDVTHTGLVYRNADGNMGLIHASPAGKVTVAYDLQRYIRRVESAIGIVVARAKTPN, from the coding sequence ATGAGAAATTTTTTGAGTCTGGCTGTTTTGGGATTTGCGATCGCCAGCGTGAATAATTTTTTGATCCCTGATGTTTGGGCATTTCAGTCTCAACCTGCTGCGGAATATGTTGTCGATCGACAAACAGCAGGACAGGGAGCAGATGTAGCGGTTTCCTTGACGGGAGAAAGCGAAAATCGGGAAGTAACAAACAAGCAAACTGTTTCCAGTTTCCCGAGTCTGTTTTGGCCCTTCAACAATTTAGCGGAAATTTCTTATTCCGAATTGCTGAAGGTGCTGGCGAGACGATCGGACTCAAATAACACGGAGAGAGAAACCGCTGCACAGCCTGAAGACATAGCACGTTTTGAAAAGGTTGTACAGTATGCAAAACGACAAAATTTGCACGATCGCTCGATCGGAGAAATCGTCCAGGCGATCGCCGATTATTTCCTAGGAAAACCCTACGCTGAGGGTTTGCTGGACAAATCCGGCGAAGAAAAGTTGCTCGTAACTTTGAATAAATTTGATTGCGTTTTGTTTGTAGAAACAGTTTTGGCGATCGCCCGGGGCGTAGCAGTACAAGATTACGACTATCAAAATTTTGTAAATCGCATAGAAGAACAGCGGTATTTAAACGGTAAAATGAACGGTTATTGCAGCAGGTTGCACTATTTTTCCGAATGGATTAACGACAATCAAAAACGGCAAACAGTGGAAAATATCACTGCTGAATTGGGCGGAGTACCCATGAATAAAACACTAAATTTCATGAGCCAGCACCGCAGCAGTTACCCGCAAATGGTCAAAGACGAAGCAACTTATCAGTGCATTGTCAGCCAAGAAGCAGACTTAGCCAAAACTACTGTTAATTACATCCCGACAAATCGGATAAAAAGTGTTTATTCCCAGTTAAAACCGGGCGATATTGTAGCGGTAGCCACGGAGATTAAAGGATTGGATGTCACCCACACGGGTTTAGTCTACCGCAATGCTGACGGCAATATGGGTTTAATTCACGCTTCGCCTGCTGGGAAGGTGACAGTTGCTTACGACTTGCAGAGATATATTAGGAGAGTCGAAAGTGCGATCGGCATTGTAGTCGCTAGGGCGAAAACCCCTAATTAA